From a region of the Helianthus annuus cultivar XRQ/B chromosome 5, HanXRQr2.0-SUNRISE, whole genome shotgun sequence genome:
- the LOC110941908 gene encoding PLASMODESMATA CALLOSE-BINDING PROTEIN 2, translating into MAALLVSMLIIIISMAAQSSATWCVCKKGGQDKVLQQAIDYACGNGADCTQTHQGGKCFNPDTILDHCNYAVNSYFQNKGQAPGSCDFSGAAMVTTTDPSANGCTYPTSASGSTNTRTPGSSFGNTPSTTGGLGGGMGNLGPSASDDISHGGVRLHQQTNIFGFLAIVVAGVVMLAWG; encoded by the exons ATGGCTGCTTTACTTGTTTCCatgctcatcatcatcatctccatGGCTGCTCAATCAA GTGCTACATGGTGTGTGTGTAAAAAAGGTGGACAAGATAAAGTGCTACAACAAGCCATAGACTACGCTTGTGGTAACGGAGCTGACTGCACCCAGACGCACCAAGGTGGCAAGTGTTTCAACCCTGACACCATTCTTGACCATTGTAACTATGCAGTCAATAGTTATTTTCAGAACAAGGGCCAGGCCCCTGGCTCATGTGATTTCTCCGGTGCAGCCATGGTCACTACCACAGATCCCA GTGCTAATGGGTGTACTTATCCCACGTCTGCAAG TGGGTCTACAAACACTCGTACACCGGGTTCTTCGTTTGGCAACACTCCGTCGACAACTGGTGGGTTAGGTGGTGGAATGGGAAACTTGGGTCCGTCTGCATCCGATGACATTAGCCATGGTGGGGTTAGGTTACATCAACAAACCAACATTTTCGGGTTTTTGGCTATTGTAGTTGCCGGAGTGGTGATGCTTGCTTGGGGTTAA